A stretch of Pelecanus crispus isolate bPelCri1 chromosome 3, bPelCri1.pri, whole genome shotgun sequence DNA encodes these proteins:
- the FBXO5 gene encoding F-box only protein 5 — MKSNLNHSFKMKCDFDCTSLHAGFAPLKSAVEKTRLEESCPLNYEEGFCKSCAEEHQKILLNDSYHEATRNLDLEDQGRPVHNKENKQVTQGLDEGIYETEALENSKFNEDSGYSSMLSNQYADAIEHEDSIPLAGNLCGTPKHCLMKNQNQAQFSKKTLLPVIHYEEMICSTLKKSGKRNLKSWAAVDRIVFRGKIELCNLIGKKMGLDRIDILAELFQKNLKHILANILRHLGEMDLINFAKVSTTWQKILQEDKWIFQMYSKAVKNLSNGTKASEHAATREYVLYRTALASIQKATPPNNLNKKGTRSKAPKNHSRLMEFSEAAKTLKNTESLKVCHRCGSPAKYDSYLQRATCNRENCGFDFCTKCMCSYHSSSDCMSGKPVKSNSKLGPLPGTKKSKQNLRRL, encoded by the exons atgaaatcaaACCTTAACCactctttcaaaatgaaatgtgattttGATTGTACATCTCTTCACGCTGGGTTTGCACCACTGAAATCTGCTGTGGAGAAAACAAGACTAGAAGAATCCTGCCCCTTGAATTATGAGGAAGGCTTTTGTAAAAGCTGTGCTGAAGAGCATCAGAAAATACTCCTGAATGACTCATACCATGAGGCCACCAGAAATCTAGATCTTGAAGATCAAGGAAGACCTGTacataacaaagaaaacaaacaagtaacCCAGGGACTTGATGAAGGTATCTATGAAACGGAAGCACTGGAAAACAGTAAATTTAATGAGGACAGTGGTTATTCCTCTATGTTAAGTAATCAATATGCTGATGCAATAGAACATGAGGATAGTATACCTTTGGCTGGGAATCTCTGTGGCACACCAAAGCATTGTCTCATGAAGAACCAAAACCAAGCACAGTTTTCAAAGAAGACTTTGTTGCCAGTAATCCATTATGAAGAAATGATTTGCTCAACTTTGAAAAAAAGTGGCAAAAGAAATCTCAAGTCTTGGGCTGCAGTAGACAGAATTGTTTTTAGGGGAAAGATTGAACTTTGTAACCTAATTGGGAAGAAAATGGGATTAGATAGAATAGACATTCTTGCTGAACTCTTCCAAAAGAACCTGAAGCATATATTAGCAAACATTTTAAGGCATCTTGGTGAGATGGATTTAATAAA TTTTGCCAAGGTCAGCACAACATGGCAGAAGATTCTACAAGAAGATAAATGGATTTTCCAAATGTATAGTAAAGCTGTGAAAAACCTTTCT aaTGGCACTAAGGCATCAGAGCATGCTGCAACAAGGGAGTATGTTCTCTACCGAACGGCTTTAGCTTCCATTCAGAAGGCAACTCCACCAAACAACTTGAATAAAAAAGGCACAAGATCCAAAGCACCTAAGAATCACAGCAGGCTCATGGAGTTTTCAGAG GCTGCCAAGACcttgaaaaacactgaaagccTTAAAGTCTGCCATCGCTGTGGCTCACCTGCAAAGTATGACTCTTACTTACAAAGAGCAACGTGCAATCGTGAAAACTGTGGCTTTGACTTTTGCACAAAGTGCATGTGCAGCTACCACAGCTCCAGTGACTGTATGAGTGGCAAACCAGTGAAATCCAACTCTAAGCTAGGGCCGCTTCCTGGGactaagaaaagcaaacagaatcTACGGCGATTGTGA